The DNA window TGCAGTTGGAGGCGTTGCTTTCCCAGGTGCTTTCCCCGGCCCAATATGCCAAGAATGTGCAGACCAAGAAGGACAGCGGGGACCGGGTCGAGTTCGCCATTCGGTTGCCGGGCCGTGGGGAGCAGGATGATGAGGTCCTGTTGCCGATCGATGCCAAATTCCCCGTGGAGGACCATCAGCGCCTGATGGCCGCCCTGGAGAAGGGGGACGGGGCCCAGGCGGAGGAAATGGCCAAGAACCTCGTGAATCGGCTCAAGAGCGAGGCCCGGGCCATCAAGGAAAAATACCTGGATCCTCCCGCGACCACCGATTTCGGGATCCTTTTCCTTCCGACAGAAGGGCTTTATGCGGAGGTCCTGCGTCAACCCGGTCTGGTCGAAGAACTCCAAAGGGACCATCGGATCGTGGTGACCGGGCCCACCACCCTGACCGCCATCCTGAACAGCCTCCAGCTCGGTTTCCGGACCCTGGCCATCGAGAAAAGGACGAGCGAGGTTTGGGCCCTCCTGGGGACCGTGAAGAAGGAATTCGGCCTTTTCGCCGGTATCCTGGAAAAGACCCAAAAAAAGCTCCAGGAAGCCAGTCATACCATCGAGGATGCCGCCAAAAAGACCCGGA is part of the bacterium genome and encodes:
- the rmuC gene encoding DNA recombination protein RmuC, producing the protein MQVFIIANLVLSMALLVLFFLGRKGGSDPQGRELEKGLGSLARDLERLEKVLKDEMARGREETGNRERAARDEMGQQFQNIVRVNEEKLESIRLTLERLLNGLQEENAKKLDEMRMVVDEKLQSTLEKRLTESFRQVSDRLERVHQGLGEMQSLASSVGDLKAVLTNVKTRGTWGEVQLEALLSQVLSPAQYAKNVQTKKDSGDRVEFAIRLPGRGEQDDEVLLPIDAKFPVEDHQRLMAALEKGDGAQAEEMAKNLVNRLKSEARAIKEKYLDPPATTDFGILFLPTEGLYAEVLRQPGLVEELQRDHRIVVTGPTTLTAILNSLQLGFRTLAIEKRTSEVWALLGTVKKEFGLFAGILEKTQKKLQEASHTIEDAAKKTRTIERKLKGVEGIQGNGSEALEEEPAQGN